The Kaustia mangrovi genome has a segment encoding these proteins:
- a CDS encoding anti-sigma factor family protein, translating to MTDPARNITEDELHAYVDGALKERRRQAVEAWLAAHPADAERVAAWRRQIALMSKAYGAIAEEPVPAHLCARTIAARLGERRPATRLRRGGLAAAAAVLLALGMAGGWMAHGLLGSASPEAEEVWHQALSAHRVFTVEKRHAVEVGSDQREHLVRWLSNRLGYEVVIPDLAGHGFRLMGGRLLASSGEPAAQFMYENAGGDRLTLYVTRANGGADAGFSMGQENGMSAFYWYDGRVSYALVGTLSREALNAIAIDVYRQLEGVRPS from the coding sequence ATGACGGACCCGGCCCGCAATATCACCGAGGACGAGCTCCACGCCTATGTGGACGGCGCGCTCAAGGAGCGCCGGCGCCAGGCGGTGGAGGCCTGGCTCGCCGCACATCCGGCCGATGCGGAGCGGGTCGCGGCCTGGCGCCGCCAGATCGCGCTCATGTCGAAGGCCTATGGCGCCATCGCCGAGGAGCCCGTTCCCGCCCACCTGTGTGCGCGAACCATCGCGGCGCGCCTCGGGGAACGGCGCCCGGCCACGAGGCTTCGCCGGGGCGGTCTCGCCGCCGCCGCGGCCGTCCTGCTGGCGCTCGGGATGGCCGGCGGATGGATGGCGCACGGGCTTCTGGGCTCCGCGTCACCGGAGGCGGAGGAGGTCTGGCACCAGGCGCTCTCGGCGCATCGCGTCTTCACCGTGGAGAAGCGCCACGCCGTGGAGGTCGGCAGCGACCAGCGCGAGCATCTGGTGCGCTGGCTCTCCAACCGGCTCGGCTACGAGGTCGTCATACCGGACCTTGCGGGCCACGGCTTCCGCCTCATGGGCGGGCGGCTGCTGGCGTCGTCCGGCGAGCCCGCCGCGCAGTTCATGTACGAGAATGCCGGCGGCGACCGGCTGACGCTCTACGTGACACGCGCCAATGGCGGCGCCGATGCCGGCTTCAGCATGGGCCAGGAGAACGGCATGAGCGCCTTCTACTGGTATGACGGCCGGGTATCCTACGCCCTCGTCGGCACCCTGTCGCGCGAGGCGCTCAACGCCATCGCAATCGACGTCTACCGCCAGCTCGAGGGCGTGAGGCCGAGCTGA
- the purN gene encoding phosphoribosylglycinamide formyltransferase produces MARKKIAVLISGRGSNLAALIEACQADDYPAEIALVVSNRPGARGLKLAEDAGIATATIDHKTYSSRESFEERLDAVLGEAKVEIICCAGFLRLLTDGFVERWRNRILNIHPSLLPAYRGLNTHERVLAEGGRITGCTVHFMRPEMDAGPIIAQAAVPVLGNDTADELAARVLKAEHIVYPLALRLVASGRVRLSGEQVVYEGDETPAAPLVSPHP; encoded by the coding sequence GTGGCGCGCAAGAAGATCGCCGTCCTGATCTCCGGGCGCGGGAGCAACTTGGCCGCGCTCATCGAGGCATGCCAGGCCGACGACTACCCGGCCGAGATCGCGCTTGTCGTCTCCAACCGCCCCGGCGCGCGCGGCCTGAAGCTGGCGGAGGACGCCGGCATCGCCACCGCGACCATCGACCACAAGACCTATTCGAGCCGCGAGTCGTTCGAGGAGCGGCTCGACGCGGTGCTCGGCGAGGCCAAGGTCGAGATCATCTGTTGCGCGGGCTTCCTCAGGCTCCTGACGGACGGCTTCGTGGAGCGCTGGCGCAACCGCATCCTCAACATCCATCCCTCGCTCCTGCCCGCCTATCGCGGGCTCAACACCCATGAGCGGGTGCTGGCGGAGGGTGGACGCATCACCGGCTGCACGGTGCATTTCATGCGCCCGGAAATGGATGCCGGCCCGATCATCGCGCAGGCCGCCGTGCCGGTTCTCGGCAACGACACGGCCGACGAACTCGCCGCGCGCGTCCTCAAGGCGGAGCATATCGTCTATCCGCTCGCGCTCAGGCTCGTGGCGTCGGGCAGGGTCCGACTGTCCGGCGAACAGGTGGTCTATGAGGGCGACGAGACACCGGCGGCACCGCTTGTCTCGCCGCACCCCTGA
- the purM gene encoding phosphoribosylformylglycinamidine cyclo-ligase — MSEQSGNRPSGYTYSQAGVDINAGNALVEAIKPLAASTRRPGADAGLGGFGGLFDLKATGFADPVLVAANDGVGTKLRIAIETGCHDTIGIDLVAMCVNDLVVQGAEPLFFLDYFASSHLDVGTASAVIAGVAEGCRQAGAALIGGETAEMPGLYGDGDYDLAGFSVGAVERDAVLPRTDIAPGDAVLGLASSGPHSNGYSLIRRLVADLGLDYGASAPFAPDRSLGEALLEPTRIYVSAVLGALRGEGGGGVKALAHITGGGLLENVPRVLPGHVCAAIDLDHVPVQPVFGWLAEAGGIEEREMLRTFNCGIGMVVVVAAESADAVTRALVSAGERVAVLGTVEPRKDDAAIALRGSLGRGV; from the coding sequence AACCGACCTTCCGGGTACACCTACAGCCAAGCCGGTGTCGATATCAATGCCGGCAATGCGCTGGTGGAGGCGATCAAGCCGCTGGCGGCCTCCACGAGGCGGCCGGGCGCGGATGCCGGTCTCGGCGGTTTCGGCGGGCTTTTCGACCTCAAGGCCACGGGGTTCGCCGATCCCGTCCTGGTCGCGGCCAATGACGGTGTGGGCACCAAGCTGCGCATCGCCATCGAGACCGGGTGCCACGACACGATCGGCATCGATCTCGTGGCCATGTGCGTCAACGACCTGGTGGTGCAGGGCGCCGAGCCGCTCTTCTTCCTCGATTATTTCGCCAGCTCGCACCTCGATGTGGGCACCGCCAGCGCCGTGATCGCCGGCGTGGCGGAGGGATGCCGGCAGGCGGGCGCGGCGCTCATCGGCGGGGAGACGGCGGAGATGCCGGGGCTCTATGGCGATGGCGATTACGATCTCGCGGGCTTCTCCGTCGGTGCGGTGGAGCGCGATGCGGTTCTGCCGCGCACCGATATCGCGCCGGGCGACGCGGTTTTGGGACTTGCCTCCTCGGGGCCGCATTCGAACGGCTATTCGCTCATCCGCCGGCTGGTCGCCGATCTCGGCCTCGACTATGGCGCGTCGGCGCCCTTCGCGCCGGACCGGTCGCTCGGCGAAGCACTGCTCGAGCCGACGCGGATCTATGTGTCCGCGGTGCTCGGCGCGCTGCGCGGCGAGGGCGGCGGGGGCGTGAAGGCGCTCGCCCATATCACCGGCGGCGGGCTTCTGGAGAATGTGCCGCGGGTGCTGCCCGGCCACGTTTGTGCCGCGATCGATCTCGATCATGTGCCGGTCCAGCCGGTCTTCGGCTGGCTCGCAGAGGCGGGTGGCATTGAGGAGAGGGAGATGCTGCGGACCTTCAACTGCGGCATCGGCATGGTCGTCGTGGTGGCCGCCGAAAGCGCCGACGCGGTCACGCGGGCCCTCGTCTCGGCGGGCGAGCGGGTTGCCGTGCTGGGCACCGTCGAGCCCCGCAAGGACGATGCGGCGATCGCGCTTCGCGGATCGCTTGGACGGGGGGTTTGA